In a genomic window of Gloeocapsopsis dulcis:
- a CDS encoding YajQ family cyclic di-GMP-binding protein, whose product MAATYSFDIVSDFDRQELVNAVDQAVRDIKSRYDLKDTQTTVELGDEAITINTDSEFTLDSVHAVLREKAAKRQLSMKIFDFGKVESASGNRVRQEIKLKKGISQEIGKQISKLIRDDFKKVQASIQGDAVRVSSKTKDDLQAVMQRLKQEDFPVALQFTNYR is encoded by the coding sequence ATGGCTGCTACATACTCTTTTGATATCGTTAGTGATTTTGATCGCCAAGAGTTAGTCAATGCGGTTGATCAAGCTGTGCGGGACATTAAAAGTCGTTATGACTTAAAAGATACCCAAACGACCGTAGAACTCGGCGATGAAGCCATCACAATTAATACTGACAGCGAATTTACTCTAGATTCAGTACACGCTGTCTTGCGGGAGAAAGCTGCAAAGCGTCAGTTGTCGATGAAAATTTTTGATTTTGGCAAAGTTGAATCAGCAAGTGGAAACCGCGTCCGCCAAGAAATTAAGTTAAAAAAAGGCATTAGCCAGGAAATTGGTAAGCAGATTTCGAAGTTGATTCGCGATGATTTTAAGAAGGTACAAGCTTCTATTCAAGGTGATGCAGTGCGAGTTTCAAGTAAAACGAAAGATGACTTGCAAGCCGTTATGCAACGTCTGAAGCAAGAGGATTTTCCGGTAGCTTTGCAGTTTACTAACTACCGCTAG
- a CDS encoding metallothionein → MTTVTQMKCACENCLCIVSLEDAIQQDGKPYCSEACANGHTSGSGCGHSGCGCS, encoded by the coding sequence ATGACAACTGTAACCCAAATGAAGTGTGCCTGTGAAAATTGCTTGTGTATTGTTTCTTTAGAAGACGCCATTCAACAAGATGGTAAGCCATATTGCAGTGAAGCCTGCGCCAATGGTCATACAAGTGGTTCAGGTTGCGGTCACAGTGGTTGTGGATGCAGCTAG
- a CDS encoding class I SAM-dependent methyltransferase, whose translation MPIYDAIGQSYAHSRLPDVRIVDSVLQLLALHPGSVIADIGAGTGGYSRMLAERGFNLYAVEPSAVMRSQATPHPRVQWLSDYAEAIPLPDCAVDAVVCLLAIHHFSELKKAFREMNRIAKKEIIILTFDPIAGENFWLYEYFPFIREYDKQVFSSLKDVISVLKEITQGVVNIYSFMLPPNLSDMFLAAGWRQPEAYLNPQVRTSMSAFALANPAAVQKGINLLQADLNSGQWNAKYGHFKQLNQLDVGYRFLYVKNSK comes from the coding sequence ATGCCTATCTATGATGCGATCGGTCAATCGTATGCTCACTCTCGCCTTCCAGATGTTCGTATAGTCGATTCTGTACTGCAGTTGCTCGCGTTGCATCCAGGAAGTGTTATTGCTGATATTGGTGCAGGAACAGGTGGCTATAGTAGGATGCTTGCTGAACGCGGATTCAATCTTTATGCGGTTGAACCTTCAGCCGTGATGCGATCGCAAGCTACACCACATCCACGAGTGCAGTGGCTTAGCGATTATGCTGAGGCGATTCCTTTACCTGATTGTGCAGTAGATGCTGTTGTTTGTCTTCTAGCAATTCACCATTTTTCTGAGCTAAAAAAAGCCTTTCGCGAGATGAACCGGATTGCTAAAAAAGAAATTATTATTCTTACTTTTGACCCTATCGCAGGCGAAAACTTTTGGTTGTATGAGTATTTCCCTTTTATTCGAGAGTATGATAAACAAGTCTTTTCATCTTTAAAAGATGTCATATCTGTTCTTAAAGAAATTACTCAAGGAGTAGTTAATATTTATTCCTTCATGCTACCACCAAATTTATCAGATATGTTTTTAGCCGCAGGCTGGAGACAGCCTGAAGCCTATTTAAATCCTCAAGTTAGAACAAGTATGTCAGCTTTTGCGCTAGCTAATCCTGCTGCAGTTCAAAAAGGAATAAATCTTCTTCAAGCCGATTTAAATAGTGGTCAATGGAATGCAAAATATGGGCACTTTAAGCAACTAAATCAGTTGGATGTGGGCTATAGATTCTTATATGTAAAAAACTCAAAATAG
- the metH gene encoding methionine synthase, producing MNSPFLTRLHSSDRPVIVFDGAMGTNLQTQNLSAADFGGAQYEGCNEYLVHTKPEAVAKVHRDFLAAGADVIETDTFGAASIVLAEYDLADQAYYLNKKAAELAKQVTAEFSTLEKPRFVAGSMGPTTKLPTLRHIDFDTMQATFAEQAEGLYDGGVDLFIVETCQDVLQIKAALNAVESVFQRKGERRPLMVSVTMETTGTMLVGSDIGAVLTILEPYPIDILGLNCATGPDRMAEHIKYLSQHSPFVVSCIPNAGLPENVGGQAHYRLTPLELRMALMHFIEDLGVQVIGGCCGTRPDHIQQLAEIAAMLKPKERHPSYEPAAASIYSAQPYDQDNSFLIVGERLNASGSKKCRELLNAEDWDGLVSMAKAQVREGAHVLDVNVDYVGRDGVRDMHELVSRLVTNVTLPLMLDSTEWEKMEAGLKVAGGKCLLNSTNYEDGEPRFFKVLELAKQYGAGVVVGTIDEDGMARTAEKKFEIAQRAYNQAVKHGIPPEEIFFDTLALPISTGIEEDRANGKATIESIRRIREELPGCHVILGVSNVSFGLNPAARVVLNSMFLNEAMTAGMDAAIVSASKILPLAKIEPEHQELCRKLIYDERQFDGDICVYDPLAKLTTLFEGATTKRDRTIDESIPIEERLKRHIIDGERIGLEEQLQKALEKYAPLDIINNFLLDGMKVVGELFGSGQMQLPFVLQSAETMKAAVAYLEPLMEKQESGNNSKGTVVIATVKGDVHDIGKNLVDIILSNNGYKVVNLGIKQPVENIIDAYEAHKADCIAMSGLLVKSTAFMKENLEVFNQRGITVPVILGGAALTPKFVYEDCQQTYKGHVVYGKDAFSDLHFMDKLMPAKSQGNWDNFQGFLDGLAENRQVSKNGHQEPSVESPSPLTPHPSPLPIDTRRSEAVAVDIERPTPPFWGTKILQPEDIAWEELFWHLDLQALIAGQWQFRKPKEQSKEEYQAFLVEKVYPILEQWKQRIVAEKLLHPQVSYGYFPCQAAGNSLIVYESNHKDTKEIARFEFPRQKSLRRLCIADFFAPQESGVIDVFPMQAVTMGNIATEFAQELFRANQYTDYLYFHGLAVQMAEALAEWLHARIRNELGFDAEEPDNIRDVLAQRYRGSRYSFGYPACPNIQDQYKLLKLLECDRINLYMDESEQLYPEQSTTAIIAYHPVAKYFSA from the coding sequence ATGAACAGCCCTTTTCTGACTCGCCTCCACAGTTCTGATCGCCCCGTCATCGTCTTTGATGGCGCAATGGGAACAAACCTGCAAACCCAAAATCTCAGTGCAGCAGACTTTGGGGGAGCACAGTATGAAGGGTGTAATGAGTATTTAGTTCATACCAAGCCGGAAGCTGTTGCCAAGGTACATCGCGACTTTTTGGCAGCAGGTGCCGATGTTATTGAGACTGACACCTTTGGCGCTGCATCAATTGTCTTAGCCGAGTATGATTTAGCCGACCAAGCTTATTACTTAAACAAAAAAGCCGCAGAACTGGCAAAGCAAGTCACCGCAGAATTCTCTACCCTAGAAAAGCCCCGTTTTGTTGCAGGTTCGATGGGACCCACAACTAAACTACCAACGCTGAGACATATTGACTTTGACACGATGCAAGCTACTTTTGCCGAACAAGCAGAGGGACTATATGACGGTGGAGTTGATTTATTTATTGTTGAGACGTGTCAGGACGTACTGCAAATTAAAGCAGCATTAAATGCAGTCGAGTCAGTGTTTCAACGCAAGGGAGAACGACGCCCTTTAATGGTATCGGTGACAATGGAAACGACTGGCACGATGCTGGTAGGTTCCGATATCGGTGCAGTGTTGACAATTTTAGAGCCGTATCCAATTGATATTCTCGGTCTAAACTGCGCTACAGGTCCAGACCGGATGGCAGAACACATTAAGTATCTTTCGCAGCATTCACCGTTTGTCGTTTCTTGTATTCCGAATGCAGGGCTACCAGAGAACGTAGGGGGTCAAGCGCACTATCGACTTACACCGCTGGAATTGCGTATGGCGCTAATGCATTTCATCGAGGATTTGGGCGTGCAGGTGATTGGTGGCTGTTGCGGTACGCGTCCGGATCACATTCAACAATTAGCAGAAATTGCCGCAATGCTGAAGCCGAAAGAACGGCATCCTAGCTATGAGCCAGCAGCAGCATCAATTTACAGTGCGCAACCCTATGACCAGGATAATTCATTCCTAATTGTCGGCGAACGATTAAATGCGAGTGGTTCCAAGAAGTGCCGCGAATTACTGAATGCGGAGGATTGGGATGGACTCGTGTCAATGGCAAAGGCACAGGTGAGAGAAGGCGCACACGTTTTGGATGTCAATGTGGACTATGTGGGGCGTGATGGGGTGCGGGATATGCACGAATTGGTATCCCGTTTGGTAACGAATGTCACGCTGCCGTTAATGCTCGACTCCACTGAGTGGGAGAAGATGGAGGCAGGGTTAAAAGTTGCTGGTGGTAAATGTTTGCTCAACTCGACAAACTACGAGGATGGAGAACCACGTTTCTTTAAGGTATTGGAGTTAGCGAAACAGTATGGTGCGGGTGTAGTTGTTGGCACCATCGATGAAGATGGGATGGCGCGAACTGCAGAAAAGAAATTTGAAATTGCCCAACGTGCCTACAATCAAGCTGTCAAACATGGTATTCCACCAGAAGAAATCTTTTTTGATACCTTAGCGCTACCAATCTCGACAGGAATTGAAGAAGATCGCGCCAATGGTAAGGCAACAATTGAATCGATCCGTCGCATTAGAGAAGAATTACCAGGTTGTCATGTGATTCTAGGCGTTTCCAATGTTTCTTTTGGTTTAAACCCCGCAGCGCGTGTAGTGCTAAACTCAATGTTTCTCAACGAGGCAATGACGGCGGGAATGGATGCGGCAATTGTCAGTGCTAGTAAAATATTGCCCTTAGCTAAAATTGAGCCAGAACACCAGGAACTCTGCCGCAAGTTGATTTATGATGAGCGGCAATTTGATGGAGATATTTGTGTTTACGATCCGTTGGCAAAATTGACAACACTGTTTGAAGGCGCAACAACTAAACGCGATCGCACAATTGATGAAAGTATTCCTATCGAAGAACGTCTCAAACGTCACATCATCGACGGCGAACGGATTGGCTTAGAAGAACAACTCCAAAAAGCCTTAGAAAAATATGCACCATTGGATATCATCAACAACTTCTTACTCGATGGCATGAAAGTTGTCGGTGAATTGTTCGGTTCTGGGCAAATGCAGCTACCTTTTGTGTTGCAATCGGCGGAGACGATGAAAGCAGCCGTGGCTTATCTAGAACCACTGATGGAAAAGCAAGAAAGCGGTAATAACTCTAAAGGTACTGTAGTCATTGCCACTGTGAAAGGTGATGTCCACGATATCGGTAAAAATCTTGTCGATATCATTTTGTCAAATAACGGCTACAAGGTCGTTAACCTCGGTATCAAACAACCAGTAGAAAACATTATTGATGCCTATGAAGCACATAAAGCAGATTGTATTGCGATGAGTGGGCTATTAGTGAAGTCTACTGCTTTCATGAAGGAAAACTTGGAAGTATTTAACCAACGGGGAATTACGGTTCCTGTGATTTTGGGTGGTGCAGCACTGACTCCTAAATTTGTCTATGAGGATTGCCAGCAAACATACAAAGGACATGTAGTTTACGGGAAAGATGCCTTTTCTGACTTGCATTTCATGGATAAGTTAATGCCAGCCAAGTCGCAAGGTAACTGGGACAATTTTCAAGGCTTTTTGGATGGATTAGCTGAAAATCGTCAAGTATCCAAAAATGGGCATCAAGAACCCTCTGTAGAAAGTCCCTCACCCCTTACCCCTCACCCCTCGCCCCTCCCTATTGATACGCGCCGTTCTGAAGCCGTAGCAGTCGATATTGAGCGTCCTACACCGCCTTTTTGGGGAACAAAGATACTGCAGCCGGAAGATATTGCTTGGGAAGAGTTATTCTGGCACTTGGATTTACAGGCTTTGATTGCGGGACAGTGGCAGTTTCGTAAACCAAAAGAGCAGTCGAAGGAAGAATATCAAGCTTTCTTGGTAGAGAAGGTCTATCCGATTTTAGAGCAGTGGAAGCAGCGAATCGTTGCGGAGAAGTTGTTACATCCGCAGGTGAGTTATGGGTATTTTCCGTGTCAGGCTGCGGGGAATTCATTGATTGTTTATGAGTCAAACCACAAAGATACAAAGGAAATTGCGAGGTTTGAGTTTCCAAGACAAAAGTCTTTGAGGCGGCTTTGTATTGCTGATTTCTTTGCGCCGCAGGAGTCGGGTGTGATTGATGTGTTTCCGATGCAGGCGGTGACGATGGGGAATATTGCAACGGAGTTTGCGCAAGAGTTGTTTAGGGCGAATCAGTACACTGACTATCTCTACTTCCACGGTTTAGCAGTACAAATGGCGGAGGCGTTAGCGGAGTGGTTACACGCACGGATTCGTAACGAGTTGGGCTTTGATGCTGAGGAACCGGATAATATTCGGGATGTATTGGCGCAGCGGTATCGTGGTTCGCGCTATAGTTTTGGTTATCCCGCGTGTCCGAATATTCAGGATCAATATAAATTATTGAAGTTGCTGGAGTGCGATCGCATCAACCTCTACATGGATGAAAGCGAACAACTCTATCCTGAACAATCAACAACTGCGATTATTGCCTATCACCCTGTAGCAAAATATTTTAGTGCGTAG
- a CDS encoding Uma2 family endonuclease, producing the protein MVKQLQTNTTPTIIYPDSDGQPMADNTKQFRWIVTIKENLELLFVNDSHVFVAGDLLWYPVQGDNKIRQAPDTMVVFGRSKGDRGSYKQWEEDNIPPQVVFEILSPGNRLKKMAEKFKFYERYGVEEYYLYDPDDNELIGWLHSGNDLEIVAEMDGWVSPRLKIKFQLSSNHLEIFSPLGDKFLTYVELNQLREQERQRADEAIKQLEQERQRYAALSALLREKGINPEQL; encoded by the coding sequence ATGGTGAAACAACTGCAAACAAACACTACACCAACCATTATCTACCCAGATAGCGATGGGCAACCAATGGCAGACAACACCAAACAATTTCGTTGGATTGTCACTATCAAAGAAAACTTAGAACTACTATTTGTGAATGATAGCCATGTATTTGTTGCTGGCGATCTACTGTGGTATCCGGTTCAAGGAGACAATAAAATTCGTCAAGCACCAGATACCATGGTTGTCTTTGGTAGATCAAAAGGAGACAGAGGTTCTTACAAACAATGGGAAGAAGACAATATTCCGCCGCAGGTTGTGTTTGAAATACTATCTCCTGGGAACCGTCTAAAGAAAATGGCAGAAAAATTTAAGTTCTACGAACGTTACGGCGTAGAAGAATACTATCTCTATGACCCAGACGATAATGAGCTAATTGGTTGGCTGCATTCTGGAAATGATTTAGAAATTGTTGCAGAGATGGATGGTTGGGTAAGTCCCCGCCTCAAAATAAAATTTCAGCTTAGTTCTAATCACTTAGAAATTTTTTCACCTCTAGGAGACAAATTCCTGACCTATGTTGAGCTAAATCAGCTACGCGAGCAAGAACGTCAACGTGCTGATGAAGCAATAAAACAATTAGAGCAGGAAAGACAGCGTTATGCAGCCTTAAGCGCACTACTGCGAGAAAAAGGAATTAATCCAGAGCAGTTATAG
- a CDS encoding YbjQ family protein, translating to MILTTTDVLQGTTIEAYLGIVTAEVVYGSNALRDFFAGIRDIIGGRTGSYERVFERGQQDTLQELERRALKLGADAVIGIEIDTGTINIDQSGALLLITATGTAVKLR from the coding sequence GTGATTTTAACTACCACCGATGTTCTCCAAGGAACTACGATTGAAGCTTACTTAGGAATTGTGACTGCTGAAGTTGTCTATGGTAGCAATGCACTACGTGATTTTTTTGCTGGAATTCGAGATATCATTGGTGGACGTACAGGTAGTTACGAACGTGTATTTGAGCGAGGACAGCAAGACACCTTGCAAGAGTTAGAGCGACGCGCACTTAAACTAGGAGCCGATGCAGTAATCGGCATTGAAATAGACACTGGCACAATTAATATCGATCAATCAGGAGCTTTGTTACTCATTACAGCGACGGGCACTGCTGTTAAGCTTCGATAA
- a CDS encoding tetratricopeptide repeat protein, whose amino-acid sequence MQKQSLLAISILLLGGIGIIVPPTAEAQVVAAQNKGAVPSSPYQRSQQLQKLLQEGRRLMDAGKSAEAIARYQQAAKLSPKNARIFSTMGFLYARLRNFAAATTAYRQAINAAPNHADFHYALGYTLARMGQYAEAANAYQRTTELDQNNINAYLGLGVVLLRQKNYKGAEWAAQQAINRDPNNASAYELMGAIQLQQDQFRDAIATLQRSATIDPNNSNVLVNLATAWATQGNITAALMTLRQAIQIDPQNVKALLQMGDILRVQNDVQGALDAYKRALALQPDLAEARKAMNDMLLNQAGSNRINRPLTPQL is encoded by the coding sequence GTGCAAAAGCAAAGTTTATTAGCTATCAGTATCTTGCTGCTAGGAGGAATTGGCATTATTGTACCGCCAACCGCTGAGGCTCAAGTAGTAGCAGCACAAAATAAAGGCGCTGTGCCAAGTAGTCCTTATCAAAGAAGTCAGCAACTACAAAAATTGCTGCAAGAAGGACGTAGGTTAATGGATGCGGGGAAATCAGCCGAAGCGATCGCCCGCTATCAACAAGCAGCAAAATTGTCACCAAAAAATGCTCGAATTTTTTCGACGATGGGTTTTTTGTACGCTCGTCTAAGAAACTTTGCCGCAGCAACAACGGCGTATCGACAAGCTATTAATGCAGCGCCCAATCATGCAGACTTTCACTACGCTCTGGGTTACACACTAGCAAGGATGGGACAGTATGCAGAGGCTGCAAATGCGTATCAGCGAACGACAGAGCTAGACCAGAATAATATTAACGCTTACCTTGGGTTAGGTGTAGTGCTATTGCGTCAAAAAAACTATAAAGGTGCAGAGTGGGCAGCACAGCAGGCGATTAACCGCGATCCAAATAATGCGAGTGCTTATGAATTGATGGGTGCAATTCAACTGCAACAAGATCAGTTTCGCGATGCGATCGCTACCTTGCAAAGGTCAGCAACAATTGACCCTAACAATAGCAACGTTCTAGTCAATTTAGCTACTGCTTGGGCGACTCAGGGCAATATCACTGCAGCGCTAATGACTTTGAGACAAGCTATTCAAATAGACCCACAAAATGTTAAAGCATTACTTCAAATGGGAGACATTCTTAGAGTCCAAAACGATGTTCAGGGGGCATTAGACGCATACAAACGTGCTTTGGCATTGCAACCAGATTTAGCAGAAGCCCGGAAGGCAATGAATGATATGCTGCTTAATCAAGCAGGTAGCAACCGTATAAATCGTCCTCTTACACCACAGCTTTGA
- a CDS encoding NAD+ synthase, whose product MKIAIAQINPTVGDLAGNRQKILTAAQEAAAQGADLLLTPELSLCGYPPRDLLLDPSFITAITSTLQQLVQELPPQLAVLVGCVELNTQAYISGGKPLFNSVALLHQGIQQTFHKRLLPTYDVFDENRYFEPGQETQFFTINPSPLKIGVTICEDLWNDEEFWGKRHYAVSPITDLIEAGVDLIVNLSASPYSVAKQQLREAMLSHAASRYRCPILYTNQIAANDDLIFDGCSVGFNCNGKMVCRAAAFEPDLLVVELDEEKQDLQPSRIASMPENDDAEIWQALVLGVKDYTRKCGFSKVVIGLSGGVDSALVTTIATAALGKENVLGVLMPSPYSSEHSVKDALQLATNLGIQTQTLPIEELMQGYDKTLVSLFANTEFGLAEENIQSRIRGNLLMAISNKFGHLLLSTGNKSEMAVGYCTLYGDMNGGLAVIADVPKTRVYSLCRWLNQHSEVIPENILTKAPSAELKPGQVDQDSLPSYDVLDDILERFICNHESASQITEAGHDPTIVDLVIKMVVRAEFKRRQAPPGLKVTDRAFGTGWRMPIANKWISTSSDQTHTLEQTSLTSQTLA is encoded by the coding sequence ATGAAAATTGCGATCGCTCAAATTAATCCTACCGTTGGTGATCTAGCAGGTAACAGGCAAAAAATCCTCACTGCTGCCCAAGAAGCAGCCGCGCAAGGTGCAGACTTACTATTAACACCCGAACTTTCGCTATGTGGCTACCCACCCAGGGATTTATTACTCGATCCGAGTTTTATTACAGCGATCACCTCAACCCTACAACAACTTGTACAAGAATTACCACCCCAGTTAGCAGTCTTAGTCGGTTGCGTCGAACTCAACACCCAAGCATACATTTCTGGTGGTAAACCTTTATTCAACAGCGTTGCTTTACTTCATCAAGGCATTCAGCAAACTTTTCATAAACGTCTACTCCCTACCTACGATGTATTCGACGAAAATCGCTACTTTGAACCTGGGCAAGAAACTCAATTTTTTACAATTAATCCCTCGCCCCTGAAAATCGGTGTCACCATCTGTGAAGATTTATGGAATGATGAAGAGTTTTGGGGAAAACGCCACTACGCAGTAAGTCCGATTACAGACTTAATCGAGGCAGGTGTTGACTTAATTGTCAATTTATCAGCTTCTCCTTACAGTGTAGCCAAACAGCAACTACGCGAAGCTATGCTGAGTCATGCTGCTAGCCGTTATCGTTGCCCAATTCTGTATACTAATCAAATCGCCGCGAATGATGACTTGATTTTTGATGGCTGTAGTGTCGGATTTAACTGTAATGGTAAAATGGTATGCCGCGCTGCTGCGTTTGAGCCAGATTTACTTGTTGTCGAATTGGATGAGGAGAAACAGGACTTACAACCTAGTAGAATTGCCTCTATGCCAGAAAATGATGATGCGGAAATTTGGCAAGCTTTAGTTTTAGGTGTAAAAGATTATACACGTAAATGCGGCTTTTCTAAAGTTGTCATTGGCTTAAGCGGAGGTGTTGATTCTGCGTTAGTCACTACGATCGCGACAGCAGCCCTTGGTAAAGAAAATGTTCTAGGCGTACTAATGCCTTCGCCTTACAGTTCCGAACATTCAGTAAAAGATGCCCTGCAACTTGCCACAAATTTAGGAATCCAAACACAAACTTTACCTATTGAAGAGTTAATGCAAGGCTATGACAAAACTTTAGTATCTTTATTTGCTAATACTGAGTTTGGACTTGCCGAAGAAAATATTCAGTCGCGGATTCGCGGTAATTTGTTAATGGCGATTTCCAACAAATTTGGACATTTACTGCTATCTACAGGAAATAAATCAGAAATGGCAGTCGGCTATTGCACCCTCTACGGTGATATGAATGGTGGTTTAGCCGTAATTGCGGATGTTCCTAAAACCCGCGTTTACTCACTGTGCCGTTGGTTAAATCAACACTCGGAGGTTATTCCAGAAAACATCCTCACCAAAGCCCCTAGCGCCGAATTAAAACCTGGTCAAGTCGATCAAGATTCCTTACCATCATACGATGTACTTGATGATATCTTAGAGCGCTTTATTTGCAACCACGAATCTGCTAGTCAAATAACAGAGGCAGGTCACGATCCAACAATAGTAGATCTCGTCATCAAAATGGTAGTACGTGCCGAATTTAAACGCCGTCAAGCACCACCAGGGTTAAAAGTTACCGATCGCGCCTTTGGTACAGGTTGGCGAATGCCAATTGCTAACAAATGGATATCCACAAGTAGCGATCAAACGCATACCCTTGAGCAAACTAGCCTTACCTCACAAACCTTAGCCTAA
- a CDS encoding isochorismate lyase — MKAPNECSNIQEIRSAIDAIDREVIKALSDRFVYVRAAAKFKTSEASVKAAERFNAMLQQRRIWAEESGLNPDVVEKLYRDLVNYFINEELKHWQSNSKSKN, encoded by the coding sequence ATGAAAGCACCAAATGAGTGTTCTAATATTCAAGAAATTCGCTCGGCAATCGATGCAATTGATAGGGAAGTTATTAAAGCTTTGAGTGACCGATTTGTATATGTTAGAGCAGCAGCTAAGTTTAAAACAAGCGAAGCAAGTGTCAAAGCAGCAGAAAGATTTAACGCGATGTTGCAGCAAAGACGGATTTGGGCTGAAGAATCAGGCTTAAATCCAGATGTAGTAGAAAAGTTATATCGGGATTTAGTCAATTATTTCATTAACGAAGAGTTAAAGCATTGGCAATCTAACTCAAAATCTAAAAACTAA
- a CDS encoding NUDIX hydrolase, whose protein sequence is MPTHSQRKIADVVKPQPLADFKVGVDNAIFSVDTAQNRLLVLLVMRQQQPFLGQWCLPGTLVRQGESLEDAAYRILAEKIQVKNLYLEQLYTFGGPERDPREETDGVRYLSVSYFALVRYEDAELIANGVSGIAWYPVKQVPQLAFDHNEILAYGHRRLKNKLEYSPVAFDVLPEVFTLNDLYQLYTTVLGEFSDYSNFRARLLKLGFLCDTGLKVSRGAGRPASLYRFNATAFAPFKDKPLVFI, encoded by the coding sequence ATGCCAACACACAGCCAAAGAAAAATTGCCGATGTAGTCAAGCCACAGCCTTTAGCAGATTTTAAGGTCGGAGTGGACAACGCGATCTTTTCAGTTGATACTGCCCAGAATCGGCTTTTAGTCCTACTAGTGATGCGACAACAACAACCTTTTTTAGGTCAGTGGTGTTTACCTGGAACCTTGGTACGCCAAGGCGAATCGCTAGAGGATGCAGCGTATCGCATTTTAGCAGAAAAAATTCAAGTCAAAAATTTATACTTAGAGCAACTATATACCTTCGGTGGACCAGAACGCGATCCTCGCGAAGAAACAGATGGAGTGCGCTATCTTTCAGTCAGTTACTTTGCGTTAGTACGTTATGAAGATGCGGAACTAATTGCCAATGGAGTGAGTGGAATCGCTTGGTATCCCGTAAAACAAGTTCCTCAACTGGCATTTGACCACAACGAAATTTTAGCTTACGGACACCGCCGCCTTAAAAATAAATTGGAATACAGCCCCGTTGCGTTTGATGTCTTACCCGAAGTTTTTACGCTGAACGACCTCTATCAACTTTATACCACAGTGTTAGGTGAATTCTCTGATTATTCAAATTTCCGTGCCCGACTCCTAAAGCTAGGGTTCTTGTGCGATACAGGGTTAAAAGTCTCACGCGGTGCAGGACGTCCTGCAAGTTTATACCGCTTTAATGCTACTGCCTTCGCCCCCTTTAAAGATAAGCCTTTAGTATTTATTTGA
- a CDS encoding nicotinate-nucleotide adenylyltransferase has protein sequence MLKIALFGTSADPPTAGHQAIISWLSQRYDWVAVWAADNPFKSHGSPLEHRAAMLRLLIEDINPPRSNIGLHQELSSHRTLETVYKAKQQWGKDTAFTLVIGSDLVDQLQQWYAIEELLQQVQLLVVPRPGYEVADSDLQPLKQLGAKVAIANLTAPDVSSTAYRESGDAEALTPPVEAYIHQQHLYECQHTAKEKLPM, from the coding sequence ATGCTCAAAATTGCGTTATTTGGGACAAGCGCTGATCCTCCTACCGCCGGACATCAAGCAATTATTAGCTGGTTATCACAGCGCTATGATTGGGTGGCAGTATGGGCAGCAGATAATCCATTTAAGTCTCACGGTTCACCTCTAGAACATCGCGCTGCTATGCTGCGGTTACTGATTGAGGATATTAACCCTCCTCGATCCAATATCGGCTTACATCAAGAATTAAGTAGTCACCGCACGCTAGAGACAGTCTACAAAGCAAAACAACAGTGGGGTAAAGACACAGCCTTTACACTTGTTATTGGTTCTGATTTAGTCGATCAGTTACAACAGTGGTACGCCATTGAAGAATTGTTGCAACAAGTTCAGTTATTAGTTGTACCGCGACCAGGATATGAAGTAGCAGACAGCGATCTACAACCGCTAAAACAGTTGGGCGCGAAAGTGGCGATCGCTAATCTAACTGCTCCTGATGTTTCCTCAACAGCGTATCGTGAAAGTGGAGATGCCGAAGCCCTAACACCTCCTGTAGAAGCCTATATTCATCAACAGCATTTGTACGAATGCCAACACACAGCCAAAGAAAAATTGCCGATGTAG